A DNA window from Argopecten irradians isolate NY chromosome 10, Ai_NY, whole genome shotgun sequence contains the following coding sequences:
- the LOC138332960 gene encoding transcriptional repressor p66-beta-like has protein sequence MASTEELPTEDMNNAQEEEGDVESESVPVKRKRSSSDAETSADDQPEKRTKSDEEAESEVLQGKENGEDSASMDNAINDNVENSKVMEDRYDSGEIEKEEEKDDSDENKDEKEEGDIVSSEDNKDDSGDVKEEEDKSEETEKCNSDVKEEKEIGATDNSDRTSEAVKTNGEESEKSEDSGNSAASKDEKKSNENGGSLSNNLPHRSRKRSSQHTEVRVNGVSESNDDSSTGKSEDSEKENRRLDMDIPMDLSTKSNSTTNGNDIIMLSDSESEEEPLMNGDIHELTAGEILKRRKLIKHFESELRNEEAKLVLLKKLKQSQLSHQLQEHTSVNNKQPAVKQSASQPPPLVRGSQQQQQQQQPQARPAHSQPPQLMRGNQMPQSGRTHQQGPPPLVNMGGGQRVDNRRLQHMGYQSGMVPGQSHQSHGSHGSIMSNYRQSQSSQAAQAAQAAAQAAREAREVDNQTPAQRQAAAKMALRKQLEKTLLQIPPPKPPPPEMNFIPSLGSPDFISLLGLEEAVNYIIDAALISKGQKNPDEKMVCNPFTCIQCNTDFTPVWKREKAGSKNVICENCVTTNQKKALKQEHTNRLKSAFVKALQQEQEIERMQSQTTSSSSSNGNSSSNSSASQQQTQPQGHSTANSSSSSGSNSSGAPPSSLPSSVYKATSETIRQHQNFMQAHQAHQTALRMGQPLGMAPFAAAAAVARGGFPYQLPYGAKPSDLQLQRQYLLDMIPNKGAMSWRP, from the exons ATGGCTTCTACGGAGGAACTTCCTACTGAGGACATGAACAATGCACAGGAAGAGGAGGG TGATGTTGAATCCGAGTCTGTCCCTGTGAAGAGAAAGAGATCTTCAAGTGATGCAGAAACATCGGCTGATGATCAACCAGAGAAAAG AACAAAGTCTGATGAAGAAGCCGAATCTGAAGTTTTACAAGGGAAAGAAAATGGCGAGGATAGTGCTTCAATGGACAATGCTATAAACGATAATGTTGAAAATTCTAAAGTAATGGAGGACAGGTATGATTCTGGTGAAATAGAAAAGGAGGAGGAAAAGGATGACAGTGATGAGAATAAAGATGAAAAAGAGGAAGGGGATATAGTTTCTAGTGAGGATAATAAAGATGACTCCGGCGATGTTAAAGAGGAGGAGGATAAAAGTGAGGAAACAGAGAAGTGTAATTCAGATGTGAAAGAGGAAAAGGAAATTGGTGCTACTGACAATAGTGATAGAACTTCAGAGGCAGTGAAAACAAATGGCGAGGAAAGTGAAAAAAGTGAGGATTCAGGAAATAGTGCAGCCTCCAAGGATGAGAAAAAATCAAACGAAAATGGTGGATCTTTGTCAAACAATTTACCACACAGGTCGCGAAAACGCTCCTCACAGCACACTGAAGTTAGAGTGAACGGTGTCAGTGAAAGTAACGATGACTCATCAACAGGCAAATCTGAGGATAGTGAAAAGGAAAATCGTCGGTTAGACATGGACATTCCGATGGATCTCAGTACTAAGTCAAACTCCACAACTAATGGCAATGACATCATAATGCTCTCCGATTCTGAATCTGAAGAGGAACCTTTGATGAATGGGGATATTCATGAACTCACCGCTGGTGAAATCCTTAAAAGACGTAAACTCATTAAGCATTTTGAATCCGAGTTACGTAACGAGGAAGCCAAATTAGTGCTattgaaaaaattgaaacaGAGTCAGTTGTCACATCAGCTACAGGAGCACACAAGTGTAAATAATAAACAGCCGGCGGTGAAACAATCTGCCTCTCAACCTCCACCTCTGGTACGTGGTAGTcaacagcagcaacaacaacagcagcCCCAGGCACGCCCAGCACATAGTCAACCTCCACAACTAATGAGGGGCAACCAGATGCCCCAGTCTGGTCGCACCCACCAACAGGGGCCACCCCCACTGGTCAATATGGGGGGTGGTCAGCGTGTCGATAATCGACGGTTACAACACATGGGTTATCAAAGTGGAATGGTGCCAGGTCAGTCACACCAGTCGCACGGGAGTCATGGGAGTATCATGTCAAACTACAGACAGAGCCAGAGTTCTCAGGCAGCACAAGCTGCCCAGGCCGCAGCTCAGGCGGCTCGCGAGGCTAGAGAGGTCGACAATCAGACTCCAGCCCAGCGGCAAGCTGCAGCCAAAATGGCCCTCAGGAAACAGCTGGAGAAAACTTTGTTACAAATCCCCCCACCCAAACCTCCACCACCAGAAATGAACTTCATTCCAAGTCTGGGTAGTCCAGACTTTATATCACTACTTGGGTTAGAAGAAGCTGTCAATTACATCATTGATGCTGCACTTATATCGAAAGGACAGAAAAACCCTGACGAGAAGATGGTTTGTAATCCATTCACATGTATTCAGTGTAACACAGACTTTACTCCGGTGTGGAAGCGCGAGAAAGCTGGGTCCAAGAATGTGATTTGTGAGAACTGTGTAACGACCAATCAGAAGAAGGCGCTGAAACAGGAGCACACTAATCGCCTGAAGAGTGCATTTGTTAAGGCTTTACAACAAGAGCAGGAGATAGAGAGGATGCAGTCCCAAACAACATCCTCCTCCTCATCAAATGGAAATTCTTCCTCTAATTCCTCAGCCTCACAGCAGCAGACACAGCCACAAGGTCACTCAACTGCCAATTCCTCGAGCAGTAGTGGCAGCAACTCCTCTGGGGCTCCCCCGTCCTCCCTTCCCTCGTCAGTGTACAAAGCTACGTCCGAGACAATCCGCCAGCATCAGAATTTCATGCAGGCCCACCAGGCCCATCAGACAGCCCTAAGGATGGGCCAGCCCTTAGGAATGGCCCCGTTTGCAGCTGCAGCAGCTGTAGCTAGAGGGGGTTTTCCCTATCAACTTCCTTATGGGGCCAAGCCATCAGATTTACAACTCCAACGACAATATCTTCTAGACATGATCCCAAACAAGGGCGCTATGTCATGGAGACCATGA